Genomic segment of Paenibacillaceae bacterium GAS479:
CGTCTGGCCGGCCTCAGCCGCTCCAGCAGCAGGTGTAGAAAGCGCCTGAAGCAGCTCGAATAGCTTTTCCCAAGTATCCTTCAGAGACCCAAAGCGCGGAATGACCTCGTCAAGCTGCTCCGTCCATTTGCTGATATCATCCCCATCTTCACCTTGAATATGGGAGCGCAGCTGCGGCAGCAGACCGTTGCGGGAATCCCTGGCCAAACGGTTAGCCAAATTCATAAATCCATAAAAGCTTAATTGCTGACCAAGATGTTTGCCCGCCACTTCCTCAAGCTGATGTCCCTCGTCAATAACGAGATACTCATAAGCAGGAAGCAGACGATGATCGGCTCTAATATCTGTGAACAGCAAGGAATGGTTCGTGATTACGACATCAGCCAAGTTGGATTCTTGTTTAGCCCGATGGTAAAAACAACGTTTGAACCAAGGACAGGCCCGGTTGAGGCAGGAATCCGCATCACTGGAAACAGTATTCCAAAATTCGCCGCCGCGATTGCCAAAGTTGATTTCCTCTTGGTCACCGGTTTCCGTCTCCCCGAGCCAAACAAGCATCTGTGTGGCGGTCAACCTCTCGTCGCCGCCTGCGGAAAGTTCCAACGTTTGCAGTCTCGTCTCAAACTTGCGCAAGCAGATGTAGTTCCCTCTGCCCTTAAACACGCTGGCGCGGAACGGGAAAGGCAGCACATCGCGAAGCAGCGGCAGATCTCTCTGACGCAGTTGCTCCTGCAAATTGATCGTATGCGTGCTTAAGACGATTTTGCGTTCGTTTTTGATTCCAAAATATAACGAAGGAATCAAATATCCGAGCGACTTGCCTGTTCCGGTGCCAGCTTCGATAAGCAAATGGCGATGGTTTTCGAACGACTCGTTCACCTCGCGGAACATCGTCACCTGAGCTTCCCTTTCCTCATAGTCCGGAAAGATCGTCTGGAATCCAGTTTTCACCATCTCAAGATAATCTTCAAAGCTCATATTGTGCAGAGGGTTGTCCGAGCCATCCTCACGAGGAGGTTCTTCTTCTGTCCAATCGCCCGCTTTAAGCGCGATCTGCCTGAAGTATTGATGGGAGTCCAAATCCAATGTAGTGCTGAGCTGACGCGCTTCCAGTTCACTTGCAAGGAACCAGGCGAGATCCGTGTCTTGAATTATGGCTGCAAAATGCTGCAGAGTAAGTAGCGGCAGTCCGCGCAGCTTTTTGACACATTCGGAAAATAAAATGGCTGTAGCCATCGCATCGCTGTCTGCCCGATGATGCTGATCATGACGAATGCCGAACTGTTCAGATACCGCGCCAAGCTGATAAGAGCTGAGGGAAGGGAAAAGCAGGCGCAGCATCTCGACCGTATCCAGCCTGCGTCCAGTGAACGGCGAATAACCTGCCCGATCAAGCGCCATATTAAGGAAACCGGCATCAAATGAAACATTATGGCCGATGAGCACAGCGTCATCAAGTAGCGGAATCATCTCCAGCATCAGATCATCCGGCTCCGGTGCATCTTGCACCATCGCATCATCAATACCGGTCAATTGCGTGATGAAGGGCGGTATTGGCACACTTGGACGCACAAAGGAGTTCAGTGTCTTTACGACATTGAACTCCTCGTCCATCAGCACTAAGCCGACTTGTATAAGATCATCTTCACCGCTGTTCGTGCCGGTGGTTTCTACATCAAGTACCGCATAATTCATTGAAGGCCGATCTTCCTCTCGCAATCAAATCAGCTCAGCGCTTCCGAAATAAAGGGATAAAGGGCCGGGCGCTTGGTGGCATGATTTGAGGTTGGTTACGGGATCCTCGAAGCTTGGATCCATCTTGACTGCTTGGCGGAACAATCGTTCCGCTTGTTCCATATTGAGGCGAATCGCTTGAATACAGCCCAGCGCGTTGAAACTAATTGCTTGCCAGCGCGGATGTTCCGTCAATGTTGCCAGCAACTTAAAATGAAGTTCAGCATCGTTCCATTGCTGCGTATGCATAAACGACATCGCAAGATATAGACGCGCTAAATTGCATTCCGGCATTAGATCAATCGCAGCTTGGAATTCTAAGACCGCTTGCGGGAACATGAATAATTTAAAATAGCCTTGTCCGCATGCCATTTTTCGCATCATGTCTTCTTCGGCATCAAAACTTGAGGCTGCTGAATTGACTGGCAACGGGATCTCGCCTTTTGGAGCAGCCGCCTTATCTGCTGGAAGGAAATCCTGCTGTGACGATTTAGCCACTGGCGCAGATGCAGGGCGCTTCAACGATGGGGGCTCCATCATTAGAGGCAGCTTAGCC
This window contains:
- a CDS encoding ATP-dependent DNA helicase DinG, with the protein product MNYAVLDVETTGTNSGEDDLIQVGLVLMDEEFNVVKTLNSFVRPSVPIPPFITQLTGIDDAMVQDAPEPDDLMLEMIPLLDDAVLIGHNVSFDAGFLNMALDRAGYSPFTGRRLDTVEMLRLLFPSLSSYQLGAVSEQFGIRHDQHHRADSDAMATAILFSECVKKLRGLPLLTLQHFAAIIQDTDLAWFLASELEARQLSTTLDLDSHQYFRQIALKAGDWTEEEPPREDGSDNPLHNMSFEDYLEMVKTGFQTIFPDYEEREAQVTMFREVNESFENHRHLLIEAGTGTGKSLGYLIPSLYFGIKNERKIVLSTHTINLQEQLRQRDLPLLRDVLPFPFRASVFKGRGNYICLRKFETRLQTLELSAGGDERLTATQMLVWLGETETGDQEEINFGNRGGEFWNTVSSDADSCLNRACPWFKRCFYHRAKQESNLADVVITNHSLLFTDIRADHRLLPAYEYLVIDEGHQLEEVAGKHLGQQLSFYGFMNLANRLARDSRNGLLPQLRSHIQGEDGDDISKWTEQLDEVIPRFGSLKDTWEKLFELLQALSTPAAGAAEAGQTIVRLKPGELPKAWEAIEFEESLFFKEMNKVFKVLDKMSSEMKDKLDGNALQGMVTDLAGAVKDGGRIRDELKVFVRADKPEMVYWIESSASTRTKSVQLHTVPADVSGQIKEYFFDSKKSVVITSATLTVQKSFQYAAEQVGLNLENPHYARTVQLPSPFHYRSQALVMIPRDFPKVKGAAADPAYINKLVESLSAAAMETGGRMLVLFTSYRMLKEVYEPLKEALLGSGIQVLGQGIDSSNRSKLTRLFRQQPASVLLGTSSFWEGVDIPGDALVCLAIVRLPFQPPNHPLQEAKAELLQETGQNPFMKLSVPQAVIRFKQGFGRLIRTSRDKGIVLIYDTRVIETFYGKHFLYSLPGPKIEHMYAEQFIPRMREWMQSDQKEAAQP